The genomic region tatcatttactttcttgcttttatattttcttatcaattatcaaaatcaaacccccttgttcttcatagccaataattaaacacttcattgcaattccttgtgagacgacccgaggtttaaatacttcggttaattcttattggggtttgtacttgtgacaactcaaattttttatgtgagaattatttgttggtttggagctatgcttacaaagAAGTTCTTATTTCTGtgagagaaattctaaaccatcaataaaTTCTCACTCATCAGTCATCAACCCTTCTGGCTTACTGCTGAGGGAGAAAGGCGGATCCCGACTTATTGGAGTTTCGGGGAGGGATCCGATTATCTAATATAAATATCTTATGACTGGTTGAGTCTGGAAGATCGCAACATTGCCGACATTTTGTTGGCCATTTTTGGCGAGAAGAATCTTAATCCTCGCATGGTTATGGGGGACCGGGAGGCCGGTCGGTCGTATATTGGTGAGTTCTTTACTTTTTTCATTTTTAGTGTTTTGCTCTTCTATTATTCACAcccttgctttctctttttctttgcttACCGTTTCCATGGCTGGTGGGAGAAAAACCTTGGCTGACTTGATGAACCTCATCCAAGGGGATGGTGAGAGTGGTGAGGACTCCTCGGTGACTCCTACGGCGAGTCAGGACCAGGAGGGCGCCGGGGAGGGTAGTGGTCGGGTTGACAGGGCCGACCAAGATCAGCTGGAGAAAGTTGAGGTTCCCCCTGAGAACACCTCGGGGAATCCAGGTGTGGAGGCGGAGATTCCCTTTGAGAAGGATCTAGGTTTGACGATGATGACTTGAAGGTCGTTAGCAACTCTAAGAAGAAAAAACGGGATTCCAGAAAGGCACTCTCAGTTATGGAGAAGAATTTCGATGCTGGGGGTTTCATTGAGTCCCAGTTGCTCCCTGGCACCGAAGAGTTTTTCCGTGATGCCGACCTTTctgggcaggcgaggtggatctACCGCAGTCTTCTTTGAGCTGCAACTATTGCAAAGAAGATGGAGCCTGTCTTGGGAAATTATCATGCTATGGAAGTGAAGCTTTAGGACTCCCAAAAAGATCTGACGGACTCAAGATCTCGGGAGGAGTCTCTGAAGACAAAACTGTCTGAGCAAGAGAAGAAGGCTGAGGAGGATGCCAAAGAGATCAACAGGCTAGTGGATCGGGACCTCGCCTTGATGAAAGATCTGAACACTGCTCGTGGTGAGGCTACTGCTGCTGAGAAGAAGGCCAAGGAACTAGAGGAAAAACTGAAGTTGGCGGAGAGCTCGGCAGAGACTGTTCGTCAAGAGATGGCtgctttgaagaagaagaataaggagCTTGCAAATGGGGCCCGGGAGGCCGTGAAGCTGACCGAGGAGGGGATTAAGCTCCAGGTGGCCATGCTGGCTCCCGACCTCGATCTTTCTCAAGTTGGGGCTCTGAAGACGGTTGAGGACGGGAAGATTGTTGATATCTTCAAGTCTTGAGATGGATACTTCTCTCAGCCTTTGTATTCTTTGTTATAtcttttgtaatttgtttttatccTGGGGCCTGTTTTAAGGTGCCCTTTAGTTGTAATGAACATTTTGGCACTTTTATCTTAATTAGGCCACTTTCTTGGTTATTGATTGCTTGCTCGGGCCGTCGTGGCTTtgcttttattgttatttgttttTGCTTACTCGGGCCGTCGCAGTCTTTTGGTTTACTATTTTTATGGTATTTACCATTTTTGTTGCTTGTCGATTTGAGCCGTTTTGCTTTGGGTCCCTTTGGTTCCTGGGGTGATCAGTCCTAGGTTCCCGTTAGGTCGACTGTTCGTTATTTTTCGTCGTTTTGTTGTTTCGACGTGAATCTTGCAAAAAGACAAACTTATCATATACGCATTGTTAGAAATTTGAAGCAAGGAAGTGATGTAATGCATAATTAAGTGAAAGATAGTAAAAGAGGAATGCAAAAGGAATTTTAAAAGGGGGAGGGTGAAGTCGTCAGGTCGTGTGGTTGCTTCTTCTTATGAGTAGAACCTCCTCAGGTTTGCCATGTTCCATGTTCTCGGTACCTCGCTTCCATCCAACTTCTCTAACTTGTAACCTCCTTTGCCGAGGACCTCTCTTACCCTATAAGGGCCTTCCCAGTTTGCGGCCAACTTGCCTTCTCCTGGGGTTGGCAGCCCTATGTCGTTGCGTCGTAAGACCAAGTCACCTTCTCTCAGGCTTCTTTTTAGCACCTTGCCATTGTTCCTTAGGGCTATCCTTTGCTTTATCGCTATTTCTGCTAGGTGCGCCATTTGCCTTGTCGTCGACCAGATCTTTTTTTATTGCTTCACTTCCTCCTCCGAGGAGTAACCTTGGACTCGATTCCCCGATTTCGATTGGGATGACTGCGTCGACCTCGTATGTGAGTCGGAAGGGGGTTTCGCCGGTAGATGATCGGGGGAGGGGTGGTCCTGTAAGACCATAGGACTGAACATAGCTCGTTTGCCCATGAGCCCTTCTTTCCCTGAAGTCGCTTCTTTAACCCTTTTAGGATAACTTTGTTAGCTGCCTCCACCTGGCCGTTGGTTTGGGGGTGTTCGACTGAGGAGAACCTTTGCTTGATTTTTAATCCTGCTAGGAATCCTTTGAACTTCTTGTCGTTGAACTGTGTCCCGTTATCCGATATGACAGTTTCTGGGATTTCAAACCTGGTGACCACTAGCCTCCACATAAATTTTTGGCAATTCGCTGAAGATATGCTAGCCAGTGGttttgcttctacccatttggtgtagtagtctatgGCTACTATAAAGTATTTCACTTGCCCAGGCCCAGGTGGGAATGATCctaagaggtcgactccccattgggcAAAAGGTCGAGAGGCCATCATCAGGTTGAGTTCTTCGGGTGgtgctttgtggaagttggcattttcttgacattttttgcattttttaaCGAACTCCTGGGTGTCCGACATCATTGTGGGCCAGTAATATCCTGCTCGGATGATCTTTCTTGCCAGTGATCTTCCCCCGATGTGGTGACCACAACACCCCTCGTGGACTTCACTTAGGACGTAGTCTGTCTGGTCGGGGCACAGGCATTTGAGTAGGGGTTGGTGGAGCCCTCACTTGTACAACTGCCCCTGTATGATTACGTATTTGGAGGTTTCCCTCTTGGTGGCTTGTGCTTCCTTCTCATCTAAGGGTGTTTTTCCATGCTCCAGGTATCGGAAGGTAGGGTCAATCCATGAGGGGGGCTTGGGGTTTGGGTTGCGCATAAGATGATTGCTGGTTCGGTTGCCAATCCCTGGATTAGGGATCTGTTCCCCGCCCCGGGTTTGGTGCTTGCTATTTTGGAGAGGAGGTTAGCTTGAGCATTTCTTTTTCTAGGGACATCCTGAACTATGACCTCCTCAAAGCTTTTGCATAGCTCCTTTACCTTTTTCAGGTATTTTTGTAGTAGTGCGTCCCTGGCTTGGTAGCTGCCGTTTATCTGAGAAGTGACGACCTGGGAGTCGCTACTAACTTCCACTCTTGATGCTCTGACCTCTTTGGTTAACATTAGCCCTCCTATCAGGGTCTCGTACTCTGCCTGGTTGTTGGAGACTGGGAAATCGAACTTGATCGATTGTTCGTAAGCTACTCCTATCGAGTTTTCAAGAATGATCCCAGCTCCTCCGAACGTTTGGTTGGACGCTCCATcaatgatgattggactttttgtggtctagaattcacgattgaaatctcgttgcaatatagtttataaaccaacaaacaatcctttcatacaaaaatttgtttgtcacaagtaacaaatccctaaaatctataaaccgaagtattgaaccttgggtcgttctcccaaggaattgcaataaaatgtcttgttattggttatggagcatgttttggggtttttgataagagacatgaaatgtaaatggcaataagttggacttatggggagctcctctcaaggtggcttgtgcttgaaactatccttgaacatccaccaatgcttgaatctccaataagctccattcttcaattttaatatcttcaagcttggatggagttcttcactaaccatgggctcccaaatttgattttccttgtggGATCCGGGattccacactttgttttgacacccgtcttgaagttgattctCATTGATCCATGTGGGTGCCATAGttttggaattctcatttaagcaacTAAACAACATcttagacccaagcaatctagttctacaccaaccgtTGCAATTAAGCTTTGAACGTGTGGGCATCATGAACCTAGAATGATAtttccaaccactagccatctcccttttgctcttaaagccacaaatatatctaagttgaccatcagtctcaagtaaaccatattcaaggggaataataaaacttgagtataaggaatttacccacttgaatgaaagaatggatggtggtggcttggggagaggtatctccaatgagctagcaagctttactcccttgtgttcttccttggttacctccacctcttcacaaacttcttcaacttcaatcctttgttcatcaattttgtctaactcttctccatcactcaaattataaatgggaggttgagagaaatctacctccacatcgctTTCCATCTCATtgagagaaggttcttcaaattcaaaggattcaccaccaagaaggttgGATGCATGAACTTCATCACGAAGGGAACTCAATTAttgcttcattccttccaagtcttcattcaaaaattgttttggaggttgtgcactctcctccttaaCATCCAATTCAATCGCcttggagaggttctcttcaactctaggttcccaaggaggtttcgtatctcctaagtcttcaaccatttcttcctcttcttcaatgatcataggttcctccaattgttctaacacaaagtgaCCTTCCTCTCTCTCCactggagtttccaatctctccttcatgctatacttttcaattaattctccacatgtgaccatggaagtactttgagtgttcaagcattgggaggctaaaatacttactaccttggtcaaggtagtcacaaattctagtgtctccctttgcatttctccttgcccttgaagtataaggctaaggatttcatccattgaggattggagAGGATTggagggttcattgtcttggagaaagggttcatgataggaaggtagTTCTTCTTAGTAAagtggtggtgtatattgaggtggttcatgggagtagtaatcttggaatgatagttccatgtatggctcatgtggttcaaaaggtggttggtatggtggatatggatcaaggtcatatggaggtgtttggtgaaaagaggcttgtgagtgtggttgaggttcatgttgaggatatggctcataggaaTATGGTGGTGGTttttgaaagtcacaaggggattcaccatagccattagattggtatgcattatagaatggctcttcttcatagtgcattggtggaggttgttgccaagaggattgatcatatgcatatggctcctcccacctttggttatcccatccttgatacacattctcattatagtcctcatttcctacaatatagtgagaaccaaactcatagccaaagtgagaattcatgatagcaagagaaaatgaaaataaaatcaaataagaaacaaaggaaaccaaatcctaaaactagcaagaactaacaaagaagccaaaggcaaacatattcacaatattcacatatatacaataaccaataacacaacaccattgcaatttctTGGCAACGGCGCCgttttgatgattggacttttgtgtggtctagaattcacaaatgaaatctcgttgcaatatagtttctaaactaacaaacaatcctttcatacaaaaatttgtttgtcacaagtaacaaacccctaaaatctataaaccgaagtactgaacctcgggtcattctccctaggaattgcaataaaatgtcttgttattggttatggagcatgttttggggtttttgataagagacatgaaatgtaaatggcaatgaaaataaactaatagctaaaaaggccttggcaagggttggtggtcaaggatctctatcctaatcactaaccacaacatgagaattggcaaggatcaaccccactaagtcatcctctaactaataaaggaaagtcaagtgag from Arachis ipaensis cultivar K30076 chromosome B02, Araip1.1, whole genome shotgun sequence harbors:
- the LOC107627136 gene encoding uncharacterized protein K02A2.6-like, which encodes MSDTQEFVKKCKKCQENANFHKAPPEELNLMMASRPFAQWGVDLLGSFPPGPGQVKYFIVAIDYYTKWVEAKPLASISSANCQKFMWRLVVTRFEIPETVISDNGTQFNDKKFKGFLAGLKIKQRFSSVEHPQTNGQVEAANKVILKGLKKRLQGKKGSWANELCSVLWSYRTTPPPIIYRRNPLPTHIRGRRSHPNRNRGIESKVTPRRRK